CGACATCGTCGAAGTCAGCCAGACGCTTGAGTTTTACGACAGCACACCATGACTGAGATCCTCGACGAACAGACCACGCGCGCCCGTGTCGAAGCCCTGCTGCTTGCAGCCGAAGAGCCCCTCTCGCTCGACCGCTTCCGCGACGCGCTGCCCGCCGCTTCGGCCGAAGCCCTCCACAAAGTGCTCCGCGCGCTGGAGCTTGAATACGCCGGCCCCCACCGCGGCATCCACCTGGTGCGCATGTCCGGCGGTTACCAGCTTCGCACCAACCCCGATCCCGAGATCGGCCAGGCGATCCGCAAACTTTTTGAGACCCGCCCGGTGCGTATCTCGCGGGCGGCGATGGAGGCTCTGGCCATCATCGCCTACCGCCAGCCTCTGACCCGCGCCGAGATCGATGAGATTCGCGGCGTCAACTCCTCCGGTGTCCTTCAGACCCTCCAGGAGGTTCAGCTCATCGAAGTCGTCGGACGCCTCGACGACATCGGAAAACCCAACCTCTACGGCACCACCCCCCGCTTCTTAGACTTTTTCGGCCTGGAGAGTATCGGCGAGCTTCCCACCCTGGAAGCCAGCGAACTTCAGGCTCTTATTGAGATGCACAACCAGCTCGAAGATCCCGAGGCCGACGTCGAGATCGACCACGCCCCCGACGAGCTTGCTCCCCTTTCTGACGACCAGGAATAGCCCGGCCCGCCTCGAAGTTGGCCCGCCTGAACCCGTCGCCTCACCCCGATCCTTTGCGATCTGCCTGACCCGGAATACCTGTTATGGCCCAAGAAATGCGCGTCCAGAAGTTTTTGTCCAAAGCCGGCGTCTGCTCCCGGCGCAAAGCCGAAGAGCATATGCTCGCCGGCCACATCAAGATCAACGGCAAGGTCTGCAAAGAGCTCGGCACCCAGGTCGACCCCTCTCGCGACACCGTCGAGTTCCAGGGCTCGGTGGTGCGCCTGCCCGAGAGCTACATCTATGTCTTGCTCAACAAGCCGGCCAACTACATCACCTCGCTCACCGACCCGGAGGGCCGCCCGGTCGTCGTCGATCTTTTGCCGGCCTCCATGCCGCGGGTCTGGCCGGTCGGCCGCCTGGACTGGGACAGCGAAGGCCTGCTGCTTTTGACCAACGACGGCAAGCTCACCAACCTCCTCACCCACCCCTCCCACGAGGTCGCCAAGACCTACGCCGTCAAGGTCCGTGGCCTGCTCACCGAGAGCAGCCCCGAGCTTGAAACGCTGCGCACCGGCGTGGAGATCGGTGAGGGCGAGGTCACCGCGCCGGCCCAGGTCCGCCTGATTCGGGATAACGGGCGCAACACCTGGCTGGAGATCGTCATTCGCGAGGGCAAAAACCGCCAGATTCGTCGCATGCTCGAAGCCATCGAGCGCCCCGTCATGAAGCTGCGCCGCATCTCCATCGGACCGCTCACCATCGACGGCATCGCCTCGGGCACCTTCCGCTCGCTGACCCACGCCGAGGTCCTCGACCTCTACGGCGAAGTCGAAGCCACGATCCCCGAGCGGGCGCAGCTCTCCAAACGTGCCCAGAAACGCGAGCGCGAAGCCATCGACCGCGGCGATCTCCCCGATCACCGCGCTAAAAAGCGCAAAAACCGTAACAAATAAGCTCTTCGCATCTTTCTTTCACAATGCTGCTTGACACCTACCGGCCCCTCCCTTAGGTTCCGCCTCCCTGGGACGCAGAGGGTGTCGATGTCAGACAGCCTTGATGCGGGGTGGAGCAGCCAGGTAGCTCGTCGGGCTCATAACCCGAAGGTCACAGGTTCGAATCCTGTCCCCG
This DNA window, taken from Lujinxingia sediminis, encodes the following:
- the scpB gene encoding SMC-Scp complex subunit ScpB; translation: MTEILDEQTTRARVEALLLAAEEPLSLDRFRDALPAASAEALHKVLRALELEYAGPHRGIHLVRMSGGYQLRTNPDPEIGQAIRKLFETRPVRISRAAMEALAIIAYRQPLTRAEIDEIRGVNSSGVLQTLQEVQLIEVVGRLDDIGKPNLYGTTPRFLDFFGLESIGELPTLEASELQALIEMHNQLEDPEADVEIDHAPDELAPLSDDQE
- a CDS encoding pseudouridine synthase is translated as MAQEMRVQKFLSKAGVCSRRKAEEHMLAGHIKINGKVCKELGTQVDPSRDTVEFQGSVVRLPESYIYVLLNKPANYITSLTDPEGRPVVVDLLPASMPRVWPVGRLDWDSEGLLLLTNDGKLTNLLTHPSHEVAKTYAVKVRGLLTESSPELETLRTGVEIGEGEVTAPAQVRLIRDNGRNTWLEIVIREGKNRQIRRMLEAIERPVMKLRRISIGPLTIDGIASGTFRSLTHAEVLDLYGEVEATIPERAQLSKRAQKREREAIDRGDLPDHRAKKRKNRNK